The following proteins are co-located in the Sardina pilchardus chromosome 24, fSarPil1.1, whole genome shotgun sequence genome:
- the si:ch73-345f18.3 gene encoding uncharacterized protein si:ch73-345f18.3 isoform X1, which yields MSLMNALCCCFSSPETPVTQPNETQPLLQGKPQSARKARPAHNETPQRSGRFIARHVGIPELDQRFKDVAEIFNLQQGHREAMAECLSALRDRYGCSHGDGLSEYLKRIKEEHGTHHQVTFQMKGYDFSLAVVPNDEVPSKLRRTQDSIRGLCQASKAIVAASTKLQEMIGWLTKAEEQLANQVLEVAPAYQEQRRLEDNLKENLQECRRARELSATYREEAGKILNEAALLSGVNP from the exons ATGTCGTTGATGAACGCACTTTGTTGCTGTTTCAGCTCTCCGGAGACTCCCGTCACACAACCGAACGAG ACACAACCTCTTTTGCAAGGGAAACCACAGTCTGCACGAAAAGCTCGTCCAGCACATAATG AAACACCCCAGAGAAGCGGCAGGTTTATCGCCCGGCACGTTGGCATCCCTGAACTGGACCAGCGCTTCAAGGATGTGGCCGAGATATTCAACCTGCAGCAGGGGCACCGCGAGGCCATGGCAGAATGCCTCAGCGCACTCAGGGATCGCTACGGCTGTTCCCATGGAGACGGCCTGTCTGAGTACCTCAAGAGAATCAAAGAAGAGCACG GCACGCACCACCAGGTCACCTTCCAGATGAAAGGTTACGACTTCTCTCTGGCCGTGGTGCCGAATGACGAGGTTCCTAGCAAGCTGCGCAGAACCCAAGACAGCATCCGAGGGCTGTGCCAGGCCTCCAAGGCCATCGTGGCCGCCAGCACCAAGCTCCAGGAGATGATTGGCTGGCTGACCAAGGCAGAGGAGCAGCTGGCCAATCAGGTGCTGGAGGTGGCCCCCGCCTACCAGGAACAGCGGCGGCTGGAAGACAACCTGAAAGAGAACCTTCAGGAGTGCAGACGAGCCCGAGAGCTGTCCGCCACCTACAGGGAGGAGGCCGGGAAGATCCTCAACGAAGCGGCGCTGCTGTCAGGGGTCAATCCCTGA
- the si:ch73-345f18.3 gene encoding uncharacterized protein si:ch73-345f18.3 isoform X2 — translation MTQPLLQGKPQSARKARPAHNETPQRSGRFIARHVGIPELDQRFKDVAEIFNLQQGHREAMAECLSALRDRYGCSHGDGLSEYLKRIKEEHGTHHQVTFQMKGYDFSLAVVPNDEVPSKLRRTQDSIRGLCQASKAIVAASTKLQEMIGWLTKAEEQLANQVLEVAPAYQEQRRLEDNLKENLQECRRARELSATYREEAGKILNEAALLSGVNP, via the exons ATG ACACAACCTCTTTTGCAAGGGAAACCACAGTCTGCACGAAAAGCTCGTCCAGCACATAATG AAACACCCCAGAGAAGCGGCAGGTTTATCGCCCGGCACGTTGGCATCCCTGAACTGGACCAGCGCTTCAAGGATGTGGCCGAGATATTCAACCTGCAGCAGGGGCACCGCGAGGCCATGGCAGAATGCCTCAGCGCACTCAGGGATCGCTACGGCTGTTCCCATGGAGACGGCCTGTCTGAGTACCTCAAGAGAATCAAAGAAGAGCACG GCACGCACCACCAGGTCACCTTCCAGATGAAAGGTTACGACTTCTCTCTGGCCGTGGTGCCGAATGACGAGGTTCCTAGCAAGCTGCGCAGAACCCAAGACAGCATCCGAGGGCTGTGCCAGGCCTCCAAGGCCATCGTGGCCGCCAGCACCAAGCTCCAGGAGATGATTGGCTGGCTGACCAAGGCAGAGGAGCAGCTGGCCAATCAGGTGCTGGAGGTGGCCCCCGCCTACCAGGAACAGCGGCGGCTGGAAGACAACCTGAAAGAGAACCTTCAGGAGTGCAGACGAGCCCGAGAGCTGTCCGCCACCTACAGGGAGGAGGCCGGGAAGATCCTCAACGAAGCGGCGCTGCTGTCAGGGGTCAATCCCTGA